GAAGGACCTGTTCGACAATCCCCTCCATCCTTACACGCAAGGGTTGATGCAGTCCATACCCGGCCGCATCGTTTGTAAGGACAAAAAACGGCTGGACGCCATTCCGGGCGTTGTTCCCAGCCTGCTGGACCTCCCCGCCGGGTGCAAGTTCAATACGCGCTGCCCTCACGCCTTTGACCGATGCTTTCACGATCCGGAACCCGGTCTTCTGCTTCCCCAAAATGGACATCCCGTACGCTGTTGGCTCTACGAGGAGAAATGACGTGGTAGAATGGAAAGAGACCAGCAACCTGCTGGTTCTAAAAAATGTCAGGAAACATTATCCCATCACACGGGGAATACTGCACCGGGAAGCGGGATGTGTCAAAGCGGTGGATGGAATAAACCTCACCATCCATCAGGGTGAGACATTGGGACTGGTGGGAGAAAGCGGTTGTGGGAAATCCACTCTGGGCAGAGTCATCCTGCGATTGGAAGAACCCACGGAAGGTGAAATCCTCTTTGAAGGTCAAAATATCCTGCAAGCATCTCACAAAGAGATGCAGGTCCTTCGCAGAAAGATGCAGATCGTTTTCCAGGATCCTTACTCTTCACTGAATCCCCGCAAAACCATCGGCTGGATCATCGCTGAAGGGCTCAACATTCACAAAATCGGCTCCGTTAAGGAACGGCGGGAACGGGTGCAAGATATGATGGAGGTTGTGGGCTTGCGTCCGGAATATATCAACCGCTACCCTCATGAATTCAGCGGCGGCCAGCGTCAGCGCATCGGCATTGCCCGGGCTCTTGCACTCAATCCGGAGTTCATCATCTGCGATGAACCCCTGTCGGCCCTGGACGTTTCCATTCAGGCGCAGGTCATCAACCTGCTCCAGGACCTTCAAGAAAAATACCGTCTGACTTATCTCTTTATTTCCCACGATCTTTCAGTGGTGCGGCACATCAGTGACCGGGTGGCGGTCATGTACTTGGGCAGGCTTGTAGAACTATCTGAGAAAAATGAACTTTTTGACACCCCATACCATCCCTACACCCGGGCACTCCTGAAGGCCATTCCCATCCCCATTCCCGGCGCCAGGAAAAAACGCGACAAGATACTGGCAGATTCTCCCGCTGCCCAAAGCCCAGTTGAGGGATGCTTCTTCGAACCGAGGTGCCCGGAAGCAACAGCAAGCTGCAAAGATCGAGTTCCCCCCTTGCATGAATACCGTCCCGGCCATTGGGTGAGGTGCTTCCAATATGCGGGAAAAGAGTAAGGCGCTCCGACGGCAAAGGTTCAAAAGATTTCAAACCGTCTAAGGAAGTGAGTCGCTTT
This region of Desulforhabdus amnigena genomic DNA includes:
- a CDS encoding ABC transporter ATP-binding protein; amino-acid sequence: MDIPYAVGSTRRNDVVEWKETSNLLVLKNVRKHYPITRGILHREAGCVKAVDGINLTIHQGETLGLVGESGCGKSTLGRVILRLEEPTEGEILFEGQNILQASHKEMQVLRRKMQIVFQDPYSSLNPRKTIGWIIAEGLNIHKIGSVKERRERVQDMMEVVGLRPEYINRYPHEFSGGQRQRIGIARALALNPEFIICDEPLSALDVSIQAQVINLLQDLQEKYRLTYLFISHDLSVVRHISDRVAVMYLGRLVELSEKNELFDTPYHPYTRALLKAIPIPIPGARKKRDKILADSPAAQSPVEGCFFEPRCPEATASCKDRVPPLHEYRPGHWVRCFQYAGKE